Below is a window of Myxococcota bacterium DNA.
CCCTGCGTCGCCGCTACCACATGACGCGCGAACAGTTCGCCGATGCAGAACGGCAGAACGAGCGTCTCGTTGGCGTGCTTCAGGAAGCCAAGCAGCAGATCGAACTCCTCAAAGAGGAAGTCGACAAGCTCTGCGCGCCGCCGAACAACTACGGCATCTTCACGCGCGCCAACAAGGACGGCACCGCCGAGATCTACGTGGACGGCCGACAGATGCGCGTCAACGTGCATCCCAACGTCGATCCTTTCCAGTTCGTCGAAGGCCAGCAGGTCGTGCTCAACGAGGCGTTCAACGTCGTCGAGCCGGCCGGGTTCGTGGCGCGCGGCGAGATCGCTTCGATCGTCGACTTCATCGCCGACAACCGAGTGATCGCGCTCGGGCACACCGACGATGAACGAGTGATCACGCTCTCCGACCCGCTGCGCCGCGAAACGCTGAAGGTCGGCGACAACGTGCTGTACGACCCGCGCACCCACTACGCCTTCGAGAAGCTCCCGAAGTCTGCGGTGGAAGAGGTCGTGCTCGAGGAGATCCCCGACGTCACGTACGAGGACATCGGTGGCCTGGGCGATCAGATCGAGATCCTGCGGGACTCGGTCGAGCTGCCCTACATCTATCCCGACGTGTTCGCCGAGCACCAGCTCTCGCCGCCGAAGGGCATCCTGCTCTACGGACCGCCTGGCTGCGGCAAGACGCTGATCGCAAAGGCCGTCGCGAATAGCCTGGCGAAGAGCATCGAGAAGCGAACCGGCAAGGAGACGACGCCGTACTTCCTGAACGTGAAGGGGCCCGAGCTCCTGAACAAGTACGTCGGCGAGACCGAGCACAAGCTCCGAGAGGTCTTCAAGAAGGCGCGCGACAAGGCGAGCGAAGACGTCCCGGTGGTCATCTTCTTCGACGAGATGGACTCGCTCTTCCGGATGCGAGGCTCGGGCGTGTCTTCGGACATGGAGGCCACCGTCGTGGCCCAGTTCCTGTCCGAGATCGACGGTGTCGAGTCGCTGAACAACGTGATCGTGATCGGCGCCTCGAATCGCCAGGATCTCATCGATCCTGCCGTGCTGCGGCCCGGACGCCTGGACCTGAAGATCAAGGTCCAGCGACCCGACGCCGCCGCCGCGCGCGAGATCTTCCTGAAGTACCTGACCCAGGACCTGCCCTTCCACACCAGCGCGGAAGAGCGCTACGGCAGCGACCCGGCGAAGGTGGTCGACGGCATGGTCGCCGACACGATCGAGCGCATGTACACGACCAACGAGGAGAACAAGTTCCTCGAGGTCACGTACGCCAAGGGCGAGCGCGAGATCTTCTACTTCAAGGACTTCTCGAGCGGCGCCATGATCGAGAACATCGTCTCTCGCGCCAAGAAGCGAGCAGTGAAGCGCACGATCGAGAACAACGAGCGTGGCATCACGCTGGAGGACTTGATCGAGTCCGTGAACGACGAGTTCAAGGAGAACGAAGATCTCCCGAACACGACGAACCCGGATGACTGGGCACGGATTTCCGGGCGCAAGGGTGAGCGCATCATCAACGTGCGCACGCTCATGACGAACATCTCCCGGAAAGAGAAGTCGATTGAAAACATCACCTCGGGCCAGTATCTCTAGGAGCGTCGCGAGGCACCGCCGGTGCGGAGACTGAAGAGACTGCATGGCCATTCCGAAGGTGATGGGGACCGAGGTCGAGTACGGGATCACCGTCAAGGGTGATCCCGACTTCGATCCCATCAGTAGCTGCGTCCTCCTGGTCAACGCGTACCGAGAGGACCACGCAGGTGAGATCCTCTGGGACTACGACCAGGAAAACCCGCTTGCGGACGCGCGTGGTTTCCAGGTGGACGGCGAGAAGTACACGCCGAACCAGCAGGAGAACATCGCGCGCAACAAGACTCTGGTGAACGGGGCGCGCTACTACGTCGATCACGCCCACCCCGAGTACTCGTGCCCCGAGGTGACGAACGTCCGTGATCTCGTGATCCACGAGAAGGCCGGCGAGCGCATCCTGGAGGCCAGCCGCCGCGAAGCGAACGCCCTGCTGCCGGAAGGCACGCAGATGTTGATCTACAAGAACAACAGCGACCGCAAGGGCAACAGCTACGGGTCTCACGAGAACTACTTGATGGACCGTCGCACGTCCTTCAAACAGATCGTCGAATGCCTGATGCCGTTCTTCGCCACCCGCCAGGTCTACTGCGGCGCCGGCAAGATCGGCTCGGAGAATCGCGGCACCCCGGTCGACTACCAGATCTCCCAGCGCGCCGACTTCTTCGAGACCGAAGTCGCCCTCGACACGATGGTCAAGCGACCGATCATCAACACGCGCGACGAACCGCACGCGGACCGCGAGAAGTACCGCCGGCTCCACGTGATCGTCGGCGACGCCAATCTCTCCGAGTACACGATCTATCTCCGCAACGGGGCCACGGCTCTGGTGCTCGCGATGATCGAGGATGGCGCGATCACCAAGGATCTCTCCTTGCGCGACCCCGTTCGCGCGATCAAGGAGGCCTCGCACGACCCCACCTGCAAGAAGGCCCTGCAGATGGAGGATGGCTCGAAGAAGAGCGCGGTCGAGGTGCAGTTCGAGTACCTCGAGATGGCGCTCGCCTACACCGCGAATCAGTCCCTCGATCCGGTGACCAAGGACGTGCTCGCCAAGTGGGAAGAGGCGCTCGAGGCCCTCCGACGCGACCCGATGGAGCTTCACGAGAAGGTCGATTGGGTCATGAAGAAGGCGATGATCGAGAGCTTCATGGAGCGCAAGTCGCTGGATTGGCGCGCGCCCCAGGTCGAGATGCTCGACCTCCAGTACCACGATCTGCGGCCGGAGAAGGGTCTCTACTATCTTCTCGAGCGTCAGGGTCGCGCTGAGCGCGTCGTCACCGACGAGGAGATCGTGGCGGCGATCCATACGCCGCCCGCGGACACCCGGGCCTACTTCCGAGGCGAGTGCCTCAAGAAGTACGGGAGCGCCGTGTTCGGCGTGAACTGGGATTCGATCTCGTTCGGCGTCGATGGCGAGCCCATCAAGCGGATCCTGATGGCCGAACCGCTGAAGGGCACGCAGGCCCACGTCGAAGATCTCCTCGAGAACTCACCGACGGCAGCGGATCTCGTCAAGAATCTGCGCGCCTGAGCCGACGCTAAGCTCTGGGACAAGGAGTCCAACATGCGCATCACCAAAGACCTTCGCAATCAAGACTCGAAGTTGCCGATCTACGGCGCTGCCGAGGGTGGCCAGAAGCAGGCCCCCAAGAAGGGCGGCGGCGGAGAAGAAGGCGACGGCAAGGGTGACGGAGCTCAGAAGCTCGCCAAGAAGGGCGAGAAGCTCAAGGATGAGATGGACGCTCTCGTCGACGAGATCGACGAGGTCCTGGAAGAGAACGCGGAAGAGTTCGTCAAGAACTACGTCCAGCGCGGAGGCGAATAGTCGCTGCTCCGCCGGGGGGGAGGGCAACGATCGTGCGGATCCCGAATTTTGCTTCGGGTCGCCAGGGAGAATCCTCGGTCATTGGACCGGGGACGAGTTACGACGGTGCGAGCTTTTCGGAGCTCCTGCAGGTCGACTACCCGCACCTGGCTTTCGACTGGAGTCGGTACGCTGGCGCCGAGCCGCTGAGCGTCCCACACGGGACCACGGTCCTCGCATTCAAGTATTCCGAGGGCGTCATCGTCGCGGGCGACCGCCTGGCGACCGAAGGACTACGCGTCGCGTCCCGCGACATCCAGAAGGTCTACGCCACGGACGATCACTCGATGATCGCGATCGCTGGCGCAGCGGGACCCGCCATCGAGATGGCGCGCATCATGCGCATCGAGCTCGAGCACTACGAGAAGATCGAGGGCCAAGCACTCGAACTCGACGGCAAGGCCAACAAGCTGTCCCAGATGATCCGGGCGAATCTGCCTGCCGCCATGCAGGGCTTGGCGGTGGTGCCGCTCTTCGCGGGCTACGACCTGCGCCGCCAGCACGGGCGCATGTGGAAGTTCGACGTAACGGGCGGGCGCTACGAAGAGGCCGAGTTCGAGTCCTCGGGCTCGGGCAGCCTCTACGCGCGGGAGTCGCTGAAGAAGTCCCACAACCCGGGCGCCACGGAACGCGAGGCGCTCGAGATGGCGGTGCAGGCGCTGACGGACGCGGCCGACGAGGACCGCGGGACGGGCGGCATCGACATGCTCCGCGGGATCTTCCCGACGGTGATCTTCTGCTCCCAGCCCGGCATCCGCCAGGCCGACGAGACGGACATTCGCGAGGTGTACGAAGAGATGATCGCGCGCCGCGCCAGCGACCACGGAGGCGCCGCGTCATGAGCATGCCCTTCTACGTTTCTCCCGAACAGGTCATGCAGGACAAGGCCGAGTACGCCC
It encodes the following:
- a CDS encoding ubiquitin-like protein Pup produces the protein MYGAAEGGQKQAPKKGGGGEEGDGKGDGAQKLAKKGEKLKDEMDALVDEIDEVLEENAEEFVKNYVQRGGE
- the dop gene encoding depupylase/deamidase Dop; its protein translation is MAIPKVMGTEVEYGITVKGDPDFDPISSCVLLVNAYREDHAGEILWDYDQENPLADARGFQVDGEKYTPNQQENIARNKTLVNGARYYVDHAHPEYSCPEVTNVRDLVIHEKAGERILEASRREANALLPEGTQMLIYKNNSDRKGNSYGSHENYLMDRRTSFKQIVECLMPFFATRQVYCGAGKIGSENRGTPVDYQISQRADFFETEVALDTMVKRPIINTRDEPHADREKYRRLHVIVGDANLSEYTIYLRNGATALVLAMIEDGAITKDLSLRDPVRAIKEASHDPTCKKALQMEDGSKKSAVEVQFEYLEMALAYTANQSLDPVTKDVLAKWEEALEALRRDPMELHEKVDWVMKKAMIESFMERKSLDWRAPQVEMLDLQYHDLRPEKGLYYLLERQGRAERVVTDEEIVAAIHTPPADTRAYFRGECLKKYGSAVFGVNWDSISFGVDGEPIKRILMAEPLKGTQAHVEDLLENSPTAADLVKNLRA
- the prcB gene encoding proteasome subunit beta; protein product: MRIPNFASGRQGESSVIGPGTSYDGASFSELLQVDYPHLAFDWSRYAGAEPLSVPHGTTVLAFKYSEGVIVAGDRLATEGLRVASRDIQKVYATDDHSMIAIAGAAGPAIEMARIMRIELEHYEKIEGQALELDGKANKLSQMIRANLPAAMQGLAVVPLFAGYDLRRQHGRMWKFDVTGGRYEEAEFESSGSGSLYARESLKKSHNPGATEREALEMAVQALTDAADEDRGTGGIDMLRGIFPTVIFCSQPGIRQADETDIREVYEEMIARRASDHGGAAS
- the arc gene encoding proteasome ATPase; the protein is MSSEFDPRSGRKGFVRDVMRRISSPGAEEESEANAGTDPEAPRASRDEIEDLRNALRLFGADSPEFRRRLDRVLAEHEALRRRYHMTREQFADAERQNERLVGVLQEAKQQIELLKEEVDKLCAPPNNYGIFTRANKDGTAEIYVDGRQMRVNVHPNVDPFQFVEGQQVVLNEAFNVVEPAGFVARGEIASIVDFIADNRVIALGHTDDERVITLSDPLRRETLKVGDNVLYDPRTHYAFEKLPKSAVEEVVLEEIPDVTYEDIGGLGDQIEILRDSVELPYIYPDVFAEHQLSPPKGILLYGPPGCGKTLIAKAVANSLAKSIEKRTGKETTPYFLNVKGPELLNKYVGETEHKLREVFKKARDKASEDVPVVIFFDEMDSLFRMRGSGVSSDMEATVVAQFLSEIDGVESLNNVIVIGASNRQDLIDPAVLRPGRLDLKIKVQRPDAAAAREIFLKYLTQDLPFHTSAEERYGSDPAKVVDGMVADTIERMYTTNEENKFLEVTYAKGEREIFYFKDFSSGAMIENIVSRAKKRAVKRTIENNERGITLEDLIESVNDEFKENEDLPNTTNPDDWARISGRKGERIINVRTLMTNISRKEKSIENITSGQYL